A genomic region of Xiphophorus couchianus chromosome 18, X_couchianus-1.0, whole genome shotgun sequence contains the following coding sequences:
- the LOC114161426 gene encoding gastrula zinc finger protein XlCGF57.1-like isoform X2, whose product MWRQQVRQRLDAAEEQRHEILDAAFSPEHRLHTSDVQQVLLVKEEPSPDLDQNHPEPVHMKEEEEEPWSSQQGEPLSVKEEADASRSPVIAVLIKSEDDEEEPLISHLHQTEDEELPSSSSAQRMKATTEGEEDAEDVNTPRDATDSSESEVTDDGEDDDVEQPDSGSETEDSDDEWKDSRTPDSGVNRSLSCSECGQQFNNKRSLQSHMADHSAPTSSSSASEVQAGLKLYGCPDCGKCFNKKDYLNKHMKYHTGEKPYGCDVCEQRFRVKSKLNRHMKIHTGEKPFSCEVCEQKFRVKSSLNRHIRVHTGDKPFSCDFCGRKFRNKSTLNNHIRIHAGEKAFICDVCEQKFRLKSTLKSHMKVHTGDKPFICDVCGQRFIGKSALNRHMAIHTGDKPFGCDVCGKRFSENSHLNCHMRIHTGDKPFSCDVCEQRFRFKSNLNRHVKSHTGERPFGCDVCGRRFFQKSALNGHMTIHRRDKPFGCDVCGRRFTAKPTLKNHMRIHTGGETA is encoded by the coding sequence ATGTTCAGCAGGTTCTGCTGGTTAAAGAAGAACCGAGTCCtgatctggaccagaaccatcCAGAACCCGTCCAcatgaaggaggaagaggaggaaccCTGGAgcagccagcagggggagccGCTCAGCGTGAAGGAGGAGGCTGATGCCTCCAGGTCTCCAGTCATTGCTGTTCTCATAAAGAGcgaagatgatgaagaggaacCTCTGATCTCTCATCTTCATCAAACAGAAGATGAAGAACTGCCAAGCAGCAGCTCAGCTCAGCGGATGAAGGCAACAACTGAAGGAGAGGAAGATGCAGAAGATGTGAACACTCCTAGAGACGCCACCGACTCTTCAGAGTCTGAGGTCACTGATGATGGAGAGGATGATGATGTGGAGCAGCCTGACTCAGGGTCTGAAACTGAAGACAGTGATGATGAGTGGAAGGACAGCAGGACTCCTGATTCAGGGGTCAACAGATCCCTGAGCTGCTCTGAATGTGGCCAGCAGTTTAACAACAAGCGCTCTCTTCAGAGTCACATGGCCGATCATTCAGCACCAACGTCTTCAAGCTCAGCCAGTGAGGTCCAGGCAGGTCTGAAGCTGTATGGTTGTCCTGACTGCGGTAAATGTTTCAACAAGAAGGATTATCTCAACAAACACATGAAATaccacacaggagagaaacccTACGGGTGTGATGTTTGTGAACAAAGATTCAGAGTTAAGTCTAAATTAAATCGACacatgaaaattcacacaggaGAAAAACCATTTAGTTGTGAGGTTTGTGAACAAAAATTTAGAGTTAAATCAAGTTTAAACAGACACATCAGAGTCCACACAGGAGACAAACCATTTAGCTGTGACTTTTGTGGGCGAAAATTTCGTAATAAGTCAACTTTAAACAATCACATCAGAATTCATGCTGGagaaaaagcatttatttgtgATGTTTGTGAACAGAAGTTCAGgttaaaatcaactttaaaaagtcacatgAAAGTTCACACAGGAGACAAACCATTtatttgtgatgtttgtggGCAAAGATTTATCGGAAAGTCTGCTTTAAACCGCCACATGGCAATCCACACAGGAGATAAACCATTTGGTTGTGATGTCTGTGGGAAAAGATTCAGTGAAAATTCTCATTTAAACTGCcacatgagaatccacacaGGAGACAAACCGTTTAGTTGTGATGTTTGTGAGCAAAGATTTCGATTCAAGTCAAATCTAAACAGACACGTGAAAAGTCACACAGGAGAAAGACCTTTTGGATGTGACGTTTGTGGACGAAGATTTTTTCAGAAGTCTGCTTTAAATGGTCACATGACAATCCACAGACGAGATAAACCATTTGGTTGTGATGTATGTGGTCGAAGATTTACTGCAAAACCCACCTTAAAAAATCACATGAGGATCCACACTGGAGGAGAAACTGCTTAG
- the LOC114161426 gene encoding gastrula zinc finger protein XlCGF57.1-like isoform X1 — protein sequence MWRQQVRQRLDAAEEQRHEILDAAFSPEHRLHTSELPADVQQVLLVKEEPSPDLDQNHPEPVHMKEEEEEPWSSQQGEPLSVKEEADASRSPVIAVLIKSEDDEEEPLISHLHQTEDEELPSSSSAQRMKATTEGEEDAEDVNTPRDATDSSESEVTDDGEDDDVEQPDSGSETEDSDDEWKDSRTPDSGVNRSLSCSECGQQFNNKRSLQSHMADHSAPTSSSSASEVQAGLKLYGCPDCGKCFNKKDYLNKHMKYHTGEKPYGCDVCEQRFRVKSKLNRHMKIHTGEKPFSCEVCEQKFRVKSSLNRHIRVHTGDKPFSCDFCGRKFRNKSTLNNHIRIHAGEKAFICDVCEQKFRLKSTLKSHMKVHTGDKPFICDVCGQRFIGKSALNRHMAIHTGDKPFGCDVCGKRFSENSHLNCHMRIHTGDKPFSCDVCEQRFRFKSNLNRHVKSHTGERPFGCDVCGRRFFQKSALNGHMTIHRRDKPFGCDVCGRRFTAKPTLKNHMRIHTGGETA from the coding sequence CCTGCAGATGTTCAGCAGGTTCTGCTGGTTAAAGAAGAACCGAGTCCtgatctggaccagaaccatcCAGAACCCGTCCAcatgaaggaggaagaggaggaaccCTGGAgcagccagcagggggagccGCTCAGCGTGAAGGAGGAGGCTGATGCCTCCAGGTCTCCAGTCATTGCTGTTCTCATAAAGAGcgaagatgatgaagaggaacCTCTGATCTCTCATCTTCATCAAACAGAAGATGAAGAACTGCCAAGCAGCAGCTCAGCTCAGCGGATGAAGGCAACAACTGAAGGAGAGGAAGATGCAGAAGATGTGAACACTCCTAGAGACGCCACCGACTCTTCAGAGTCTGAGGTCACTGATGATGGAGAGGATGATGATGTGGAGCAGCCTGACTCAGGGTCTGAAACTGAAGACAGTGATGATGAGTGGAAGGACAGCAGGACTCCTGATTCAGGGGTCAACAGATCCCTGAGCTGCTCTGAATGTGGCCAGCAGTTTAACAACAAGCGCTCTCTTCAGAGTCACATGGCCGATCATTCAGCACCAACGTCTTCAAGCTCAGCCAGTGAGGTCCAGGCAGGTCTGAAGCTGTATGGTTGTCCTGACTGCGGTAAATGTTTCAACAAGAAGGATTATCTCAACAAACACATGAAATaccacacaggagagaaacccTACGGGTGTGATGTTTGTGAACAAAGATTCAGAGTTAAGTCTAAATTAAATCGACacatgaaaattcacacaggaGAAAAACCATTTAGTTGTGAGGTTTGTGAACAAAAATTTAGAGTTAAATCAAGTTTAAACAGACACATCAGAGTCCACACAGGAGACAAACCATTTAGCTGTGACTTTTGTGGGCGAAAATTTCGTAATAAGTCAACTTTAAACAATCACATCAGAATTCATGCTGGagaaaaagcatttatttgtgATGTTTGTGAACAGAAGTTCAGgttaaaatcaactttaaaaagtcacatgAAAGTTCACACAGGAGACAAACCATTtatttgtgatgtttgtggGCAAAGATTTATCGGAAAGTCTGCTTTAAACCGCCACATGGCAATCCACACAGGAGATAAACCATTTGGTTGTGATGTCTGTGGGAAAAGATTCAGTGAAAATTCTCATTTAAACTGCcacatgagaatccacacaGGAGACAAACCGTTTAGTTGTGATGTTTGTGAGCAAAGATTTCGATTCAAGTCAAATCTAAACAGACACGTGAAAAGTCACACAGGAGAAAGACCTTTTGGATGTGACGTTTGTGGACGAAGATTTTTTCAGAAGTCTGCTTTAAATGGTCACATGACAATCCACAGACGAGATAAACCATTTGGTTGTGATGTATGTGGTCGAAGATTTACTGCAAAACCCACCTTAAAAAATCACATGAGGATCCACACTGGAGGAGAAACTGCTTAG